Within the Medicago truncatula cultivar Jemalong A17 chromosome 4, MtrunA17r5.0-ANR, whole genome shotgun sequence genome, the region ActttaatccacaaatcatcacaACAGCATAAGCAGCTGGAGATATAGACACAGCCCATATATGAAAACAGGACTTCATTCCATAAATCAGGATAATCAATATAGAAGGGACAGCAATCATAATGGAAGCGGAGGGAAGTGTTTACCTGAAAACAACCAATAACTAAGACGTTAGGGTATCGAGGATGGAATATGACGGACTGAAACCTCTTCCCATTTGATGGATACTCATATATGGACTCTTTCATAAAAACTGACAAAACACGTACATCATCTTCACTGACAGAGGCAATCATATTCCCAGTGGCATCCCAACATATAGACTTAATTTCTTTGACGTGTCCCTAATTAGGAATGAGATTCAGATTCATGGTGAAGTAATACTGGTGTCATGATACACAGCTTATATATGATATGTGAAGCTCACCTGAAATTTGTGGAAAACACTCAAATCCTGAGTATTAAATATGGTTATAACATTTTGATTAGCAACTGCCAAAAACGTCCCAGATCCAGGCTGAAATCTCACTTGCCTTCCACCTTCCTGAAATTCATGTTTATACAAGTCATAGTACTCATGTGACCTGTGAGTGGTTATTCAGTTTTGAATACTAAAATATGAGTGTTAGACTCACTGTAAAGTTGTTAATCGTGACACACTGTTCGAGATCCCATACTTTAATTGCATCACATGTATCAGACGAGCAAAGAATTTCTCGTAATGGGTGGAAGTCCAATGAACTTACTATCCCATTATGCCCAGCAAGTTCAAGCAACTCTCTCTCAGGCTATACATATATCatgaaacatcaaaacataaTGAATTAATCCATGAGTTACAAAGGAAAGACTATTGCAGAAGAGTGAGTAGAAGGAgctaagaaaagaaagaaacttaCTCTTGTTCTTTTTGCGTGCCATAGTTTTACTGTTCTATCAGCAGAAGAAGTTGCAAATATAGGTGATCCTGATCGAAATCTGACTTCTAAGATGGCATCTAAATGTGTCTCTGATGTTGTAAAAGAATTACCAGTTTCCATGTAGCAAATGAAAGGCTATTTAAACCACAATATAAGGATCAGTACATTGCACAACGTGAGGGTAAACAAATTGAATTGGAAAATTTATTGCATTATTTATTCACCTGCTTCCCAAGTCCACCACTTGCAACAATCTTTCCATCTGATGAAAAATCACAGGACAAAAGCTTCTGACCGCTTTGAAAACCTTGAGTTTAAAATTAGAATAGACATTGAATCAATTAAATGTCCTTAATTGTCATCTCGATTTAGAACGGAAGTTACAAAATGCAATATATAGTTCGCGAGACACTAACAAAGATTTTGTGAAGTATATGAAATGACAAGATTGTGAAGGACTTTGTAAAGATGTATAGAAAAGAAATTTACTCTCAAGGTGTTGAATAGCATATCCATCCGGAATTATTTGAGGGGTATTTTCCATTATAGGACCAACGTTTTGGGCCTGAAAATTGAGTAATTAATATATGACTGTGTTGCACTATATATGAAACCAAGAACCAGTTATTAACATTGAACATTTAGCCATCATATATAACCTGACTCTGACTGGAAGTTCCTGACATCTGTAGCTTAGAGTCATAGAATCTAGTCCAGATGTAGTACAAGAAACCACGTGGTTCTTGATCAAATTCTGAAAACACAGATAAATAATATAAGAACAATAATTAGTCacagaaatgaataaaaaagaatatacaataataagataaagaaagaaatattataATGCAAGGGGCATCAATGAAGAAACCATTCTTGGGAAACatgattaaagaaaaaactaaaaaaacagaCATGAATGATTTTAGAACTGACATTACTACCGAAATTGCACATCAAGAACTGATTAATGGGTAAAGAAAGAGCAAAATCAGACATATATACATACCAGCAAGAGTTTGTCCATTATTAACTTGAGCTTCATTTTGGAAAATCTGTGCAGTTTCCAAGAATCCTTTCTTCTTGAGGTAATCATGCAGAAAGATTTGAAAACTACACAGAACACACACACACTGATAAgaaacaaaatgaaagaaagcagcgcaagaaaaaggaaaaaacatgCATGCATGCAGCGTTTTTCTCACAGTTCTTCTTTGGGATTTTTCTGGTTCATGTTGAAGGAAATTGCacttagatgaagaagaagattaaTGGATGATGAAAATGTTGAACTAAGGTGGAGTTAATAGTGTGAGTATGCAGAgtcaaacaaaataagaaaatcttttcatttttatattctacTTTGTGATCGATTAGTGAACCGGGCCAGACTGACAGGTAAAACAGTTGAACCTTGAACCAGATATTTGTGCGGTCCAATCCTTTGAACCGGGATAAAACCAATTAAGCTGGCACAGGCTGCCTCAGCACACAAATAACAGCCATGCACACGGTCCGTAGCGTCGCAGTGAGGTTGCTTCCTTTGCATCAGCTCGCAAGTCAGACCTCCACCGTTGATGGCGACATACCGCTGCCAATCTCTCTCTGTCTCGCAACCCATCTCTTTCCTACATTAACCCAATGGCCGGTAACCGTTTTTTTAACGGTTATGCAAGTTGAACTTCTTACCAACTAAACCAACCTCTATTTAAGTTGTTGATTTAAGCTGCATATATTTTTGGTGCAACATTTAAGGTGCCGGGATTCAAACTCCGATCATGGCAtacggcctaacaatttcgacatttttgccagttgagctaggacttgtgGATTTTAAGGTGCATTCTATTTGCAATAATCATtacaaattttagggttaaataagcAAGTGGTTCTCGTAAATATACATACTTTTTGGTTTTAATTCCCCTACAATATTCCTTAGATTTTTTGTCCCTcaagaatttattttaataaaaagtttttatttttttgtgcctcttgaaatcaattttatatatgttattgattttctatattatttaataaaataatagattattttttctttatcatggTCCATGTCTATCTATTATATTTTATCTATTAAAGTAGACCCTCAAATTCATTTGATTACAACTTATCAATCATACTCCACGTAATCTTGCCACATCCTCTTAAAATCCAAGGTGGCACTTCCTAAATCCTTCCCAACTCCCCTTTTATCAATTTTGAGCAATATGTTGGCATTCAGGTAATCATGCTTGTTCTGCTCTCACAATATTTAATGCTTTCCCTTTTTAACCATACCAATAATACTTGTGTCTTTACTAATTTCTCTTTAACATTATGCTTGACCAAAACATTTTGGTGTGTCCTATGTTGTCTTTTAAGAATTGAGGGTAATCTACTCAACATCCAATGAGAATTAGTCTCATGAGTAAATTTGAAAGTGGTACCAACAAACTAATTTAGTCGTGGAGTGATTTTTATTAGTTGGGTAAATTACTTACAATATTTCAAAGTCAAcctaataaaaacaaacaaacatttttttacttCTAGAGGACAAAGAAGCAAATAACCTCCCAAATCACAAATATCAAGCATATACATCTAACATGTAAAtatgtaaaaacaattattttcttataCAATTGGGTGGTCGGTGTCTACTTGatttaaaacaacaatttttctgAAGTGTAAAAGAAATACAAGCTGAAACCATAATTTTCCTTtaatctataaaattaattcacATATGCATTCATGAAATAAACGTTTAGCATATTAGTACATTATAAATTACATATAACAAATCTAATACATGTATTTATAATTCAATACAAAATACACAATCGCCGTGCAACGTGAGGGTCTCATTCTAATACATTTTGTTTCAGGACAAACATCTTTATATgtcattgaaaataatattatcatcTCAATAGATCAAATttctatattataataataatgtttaGAAAACTTACAATATAACTTTCAAATTTagtgtaaaataaatttgtcaCAACATTCATTGATATCCTCCTATAATATAGAAAAGCATGATGAGAAGCCCTTAATTTTCTTCTGTCAGTTATGTTATACACAGACATTAACTAAAATTCATTCCCATATATGTTGGCCACAGAATCATTGCTGCTAGTCCAGTAATTGATACATTACGTTTAGCACTTCTAACACTACGTGTTTGGCCAATCTCAAGAATCAACATTTCCAAGCACTGCAATAAATTGTACACATAGTATTATCTTCTTATTTATGCATTAACTATTACTTGTTACGTAGCAATCAAAGACAGCAACTTTAAGCTGAAAATACTTAAAACATAGTATAGATTTTATGGCCTTGAGTGTTTTGTTATAGATTGTATAGCTGCAATAACATCTGTAACAGTTACTTATCTGAGATGGAAATAGAGGGAATTGTTTACCCGGAAATAGAGGGAATTGTCGAGGATGGACTGAAACCTCTTCCCATTTGATGGATACTCGTATATGCATCGTCTTCACTGACATATATATGGCCTTGAGTGTTTGGCCCATAAAAATCGACCAAACACGTACATCATCTTCACTGACAGAGGCTGAAATCTTACTTGCCTTCCACGTTCCTGAAATTCATGTTTATGCAAgtcattttattcatatgacTTGTGAGTATTTATTCAGTTTTGAATACTAAAATATAAGTGTCAGACTCACCTTAATGTTGCTAATCATGACACGCTGATTGAGATCCCATAATTTAATTGCATCACGAGTATGAGTACGAGTACTATACAAACAAAGAATTTCTTTAATTGGGTGGAAGTCCAATGATCTTACTATCTCATTGTGCCCAGCAAGATCAaacatatatatgatgaaacatcaaaacataaTGAATTAATCCTCAAGTTACAAAGGAAGGAGTAGTGTATGAGGGgatataaaaagaaagagattcACTCTTTCTGTATCCCATAGTTTTACAGAAGAAGTTGCAAATATAGGTGATGCTGGTTGAAATCTAAATTCTAAGATGGCATCTGAATGTTACTCTATTGAAGTAACAGAATTACCAATTTCCATGTAGCAAATGAAAGGCTATATAAAATTCACAAACCACAATATACGGATAAATAAACTGCACAAACACGTTGAGGAAGTGATAGTAAACAAATCGAATTAGAAAATTTATTAATCCCATCAACCAAATATTTTGATATGGTAAGGTCTGCATAACATTATTATCAATCCCATGAACGAAATTCGATAAAAATACTTAGCTATTGTAACCTTTAACAGCTTATGCCTTTTCTATTATGTCACTGTATTTATTATCATGCTCGCCTATCAAAACAAGATTGGACGAACTCATGTGTTTAAAATCCTCAAAGGATCGATTGtacccaattttattttattagttgtaGAATTGCTTTCTATTTCCTTAGTTTAATCTTGGAAGTGACACTTTCTAACCAAAATTTCATTGATCTTGTAAGGGAGTGCAGATGGCTGGGTACAAGgcctaaaatatatatttaaaggtCTAAAACAAATTTGTCatattttacatttataattaaattgaaaaattatgaaGCCTTTTTTTGGCATAAAATTGAGGTCTAAAGCCCTAGCGTAGGCCGTTTGGCAATTCTTGAAACATAATCTGCAATCAGGAATCCCTCAAACATTATATATCATCATAATCTGCAACATGGTCTATATTGATGGCACATATTGGTACAATATGTTAGGATATAGAATAGTAGAATACAATATAATCTATCTGGCAAGTCCAGATCATACATGTAGCCTTTGGACAATATATTCACACGAATCGTCGCTTCATAAGCCCACCCAAAACAAATTATTGTAAATAGCAAGATAGCTTTCTTCCCCCCACCCACATGGATAACATGCCTAGAGATTTAGTTTCTGTGATGACTATACTTAAAAATCttaccatattttagccatgcATAAAATTCTTACCAAATTTTGCTTACACACACACAAACGCTCAATCATCTCTGCGTGTGAAAAAAGACGTGTGTGTGAAAAAGCCACAAGTCTTATAAATAAGTTTCTaatacccaaaaaaataatataatcatcatGAATGGAAAATATATATCACTTGCAACAGCACAAGGCATTCGGAAGCTGTATCGAATAGAGGAGAGTaatacatgtaaaaaaaaacaatttcgaGCTCATCTCTCGCGTTTGATGTTTCGAAATACCAATTGTGAAATACACAGATTATCTAACAAATCCTCAAAATTGAAGCAGGGGAGGAGTTTACACCAAAGAACAACTGACATTTACCAGAACTTCATTTCCATATGTTCACCACAGACTCAGAGGCATTGCTTGTAAATGATAATGCAATGAATTCAACTCCCGTACAAGCTGCAAGTCCAGTAAATGATAAATTAGAAGCCCTAAAACGATGTATTTGCCCGTATCCAAGAGTCAACAATTCCATGCCCTGCAATAAATTGTACACAGATTATTTACTTTCCATCTATGCAATAACTTTTGTACTTTTTACATAATAACAATCAAAGATAATAACTTATGTTTCAAGCAAACTGTCTTTTGGTTCTGTTCAGTTCGGTTTTCTTTCTTGAACAAAACCATAACAACCCTAAGTGGCATAAACATCCGGAGGAAAATATACTTCGTTACTCATACTAAAGATGTAACCAAACATTTCcatctctattttttattattttaaaggtTCAACTACGACAGAGTCTAAGCGAATCTCTATAACAGTCACTTAAAAGGAGATATAGAAGAGACACTATGATCATAATGGAAGCAGAGGGAAGAGTTTACCTGAAAACCGCCAACAACTAAGACATTACGGTATTGAGGATGGAATATGACCGACTGAAAATTATTCCCGTTTGATGGATACTTGAAAAAGCATTGTCCGCCCATAGAAAGCGACCAGACACATACACAATCTTCGCTGACAGAGGCGATTGTTTGCCCAGTGATATCCCAACATAAGGAACAAACATATGTGACATGACCACCCTAATAGAGAATGAGATTCAGACTTGGTTTTAGTAATACTTTATCATGATGCAAAACTCacattttaatc harbors:
- the LOC25493138 gene encoding transcriptional corepressor LEUNIG, giving the protein MIASVSEDDVRVLSVFMKESIYEYPSNGKRFQSVIFHPRYPNVLVIGCFQCLELLILENGQTHSSTHASDLSITGLAVAQNETITSASDDSVVKIWR